The DNA window CCGCGGTCAGGCGCCGGCTCGGCCGCCGGCGATGTTCGGGTCCAGCGCTCCGCCGAACACCTCAATCTGGATGTTGTCGGGATCGCGCAAGGTGATCATCGCGGTGCCGTTCGATGCCTTGACCTGGGAGTGGTTCACGCCGAGCTGCTCGAACCGGTCCTTGAGCGCATTGACCTCGTCGGCGCTGGAGACCTGCAGGGCCACGTGGTCCATCCCCGGACGGCGCTCGCTGAACGTCTCCCCTGACTGCTGATCGTGACGGGTCAGGGTGAGCGTCACACCGCTCCGCGGCGCCCGCAGGCGGGTCCGACGAAAGCCCTCACCGTCGATCTCGGCGGCAACGTCCAGGCCCAGCACCTGCTGGTACCAGTCGACGCTCGTCTCGAGATCCGACACGCTCAGGCTGAGGTGGTGGTATCCGATTACATCGGTCATCTCTGTCTCTCTTCTCCTCGATCGCTCGAAGGTTGTTTTCTTATGGACCCTTTGTACGACGCCGCGTTGCGCGTACGTTGCGCGGCGCCTACCGGGGGCGGTGCCGGAAGATGGAGGCCTC is part of the Actinomycetota bacterium genome and encodes:
- a CDS encoding VOC family protein, with translation MTDVIGYHHLSLSVSDLETSVDWYQQVLGLDVAAEIDGEGFRRTRLRAPRSGVTLTLTRHDQQSGETFSERRPGMDHVALQVSSADEVNALKDRFEQLGVNHSQVKASNGTAMITLRDPDNIQIEVFGGALDPNIAGGRAGA